In one window of Zestosphaera sp. DNA:
- a CDS encoding Lrp/AsnC family transcriptional regulator yields the protein MVQEIDELDKKLLNILQENADLTYSEIGKILGVSPSTVYMRLRKLKERGLIKRIVAEVTPELVGLNLRALVFLSIDVRKYSDITSKLASMPNIKAVYDVTGEWTLVTEVYVKDHKELSDLLDVIGALEGVQRTSTAVVLRVIKEDRKVLIT from the coding sequence GTGGTTCAAGAAATTGATGAGTTAGATAAGAAACTCCTGAATATTCTGCAAGAAAATGCAGACCTCACTTACTCTGAGATAGGTAAGATACTTGGTGTAAGCCCCTCCACAGTATACATGAGGTTGAGGAAGTTAAAAGAGAGAGGGCTAATAAAGAGGATAGTAGCTGAGGTAACTCCTGAGTTAGTAGGTCTCAACTTAAGAGCTCTAGTATTCCTTTCGATAGATGTGAGAAAGTACTCAGACATAACTAGCAAGTTAGCTAGCATGCCTAACATTAAGGCAGTCTACGACGTGACTGGCGAGTGGACTCTCGTAACTGAAGTATACGTTAAAGACCACAAAGAACTCTCTGATTTACTAGACGTCATAGGAGCGCTAGAGGGAGTTCAGAGAACCTCCACAGCAGTTGTGTTGAGAGTGATCAAAGAAGACAGGAAGGTACTCATAACGTGA